One segment of Asterias rubens chromosome 2, eAstRub1.3, whole genome shotgun sequence DNA contains the following:
- the LOC117306668 gene encoding major facilitator superfamily domain-containing protein 3-like: protein MTGFHLYRFVNSKILCLLLLYFVQGIPYGFQAGFLPIFLRSQGTSLTSVGFFKILLLPWMLKVLWAPLLECYTSRRTGLICSLVAMVLAWAFGACISPEQTVLLCVIVFCLNLTASMQDVIVDAIAIGILRESELGAGNTAQVVGYKVGSIVGGGVFIWLIVYIGWQGLFISISGLYVVTTFLVMQLDDLKRCNIDKSKTSNSVSIGQVHGQQEGVGVTQEDDFKGQSFTHLIRDIVTTPHTKWMMIFVTFYKLGEMGSIGMFPLYLVDHGIPVGEVGFLTGVISQGLSILGSLAGGWMLSNQQLSLTPSHLLPVLFKLRLLPLLLQTAVICFNQPNEVIPLYGLCLVAMCLLQLIGGAITICTFTLMMQCSQQAPHRIQATHYTALATIEVMGKLVFMSVAGWLVDWLGYGKMFCLFLSLSVGVLAMLRPEIKAYLS, encoded by the exons ATGACTGGTTTTCATCTTTACCGCTTTGTCAACAGTAAGATTCTGTGCCTTCTACTCTTGTACTTTGTCCAAGGAATTCCTTATGGCTTCCAG GCTGGATTCTTGCCGATCTTTCTCCGGTCTCAAGGCACATCTCTAACCAGCGTTGGTTTCTTCAAGATCCTCCTGCTACCCTGGATGCTGAAGGTTCTCTGGGCTCCTCTCCTAGAATGCTACACCTCTCGACGAACCGGTTTAATCTGCAGCCTCGTTGCCATGGTATTGGCATGGGCTTTTGGCGCTTGTATCTCTCCGGAACAGACGGTCCTTCTGTGTGTAATCGTCTTCTGTTTGAACCTAACAGCGTCAATGCAGGACGTCATTGTAGACGCCATAGCGATTGGGATACTTAGAGAGTCAGAACTGGGAGCTGGCAACACCGCACAGGTCGTTGGCTATAAAGTAGGATCCATTGTCGGGGGAGGGGTGTTCATCTGGCTGATCGTGTACATTGGGTGGCAGGGTTTGTTCATTTCGATATCAGGACTTTATGTTGTGACAACGTTTCTTGTAATGCAGCTGGATGATTTAAAACGGTGCAATATTGACAAAAGCAAGACTAGTAACAGTGTTTCTATTGGCCAAGTCCACGGTCAGCAAGAGGGGGTGGGAGTAACACAGGAGGATGACTTCAAGGGACAATCTTTCACACACCTCATTAGGGATATTGTGACCACCCCTCACACAAAGTGGATGATGATCTTTGTAACATTTTATAAATTAG GTGAAATGGGTTCCATTGGAATGTTTCCTCTCTACCTGGTGGACCATGGGATACCAGTCGGTGAGGTCGGTTTCCTAACAGGGGTCATAAGTCAAGGGTTATCCATTTTGGGGTCGCTGGCTGGGGGCTGGATGCTTTCCAATCAACAGCTAAG tTTGACGCCATCTCATCTTCTCCCAGTTCTATTCAAGTTGAGGCTCCTTCCACTTCTTCTTCAGACAGCTGTGATCTGTTTTAATCAACCAAATGAAGTTATTCCTTTATATG GTTTATGCCTCGTTGCCATGTGCCTCCTTCAACTCATAGGGGGCGCTATAACGATCTGCACCTTCACCTTGATGATGCAATGCTCCCAGCAGGCACCACACCGTATTCAAGCAACACACTACACAGCCTTAGCAACCATTGAAGTGATGGGTAAATTAGTTTTTATGTCGGTGGCTGGTTGGCTCGTTGACTGGTTGGGATACGGCAAGATGTTCTGTTTGTTTCTCTCACTATCTGTCGGTGTACTCGCAATGTTGAGACCGGAAATAAAAGCTTATTTATCGTAA
- the LOC117306691 gene encoding 39S ribosomal protein L2, mitochondrial-like, with the protein MKLATLCSRLQSLALTSQNDCQQQLMRTIRSYSVNTQIPQSLHRPVSVWPIVKPTCLLPGEKQHFGTFCVRSDFHTSSVTYKFIPWKSTPKYTVKPLGLTKSAGRNNTGRVTVTGRGGGHKRRYRMVDFKRIGPEEGAPKEEKVLQVRYDPCRTANIAMVAAGNHKRWILATINMEKGDIIKTSGVIGRMTVAANEGDAYPLGALPIGCLVHSVEVFEGAGGSYVRAAGTSAQVIRKTGGQVILQLPSKQQISVSEKCMATVGRVSNEDHNKKPIGKAGRNRWLGWRPSSGLWQRKGGWAGRKIHPPPPLKVYRSPDKKGTHISV; encoded by the exons ATGAAGTTGGCGACGTTATGCAGTCGACTGCAGTCCCTTGCACTCACAAGTCAAAATGATTGTCAACAACAACTAATGAGAACAATCCGCAGTTATTCAGTGAACACCCAGATACCACAATCCCTGCACCGTCCAGTGTCTGTATGGCCAATAGTCAAGCCAACTTGTCTTTTACCTGGAGAAAAGCAACATTTTGGAACTTTTTGTGTAAGATCAGATTTCCATACGTCGAGTGTGACCTATAAATTCATTCCATGGAAGAGTACACCGAAGTACACGGTCAAACCTCTCGGGTTGACTAAATCTGCTGGTCGCAACAATACAG GCAGAGTTACCGTCACTGGTCGAGGTGGCGGCCACAAACGACGCTATCGTATGGTGGACTTCAAACGCATCGGTCCTGAGGAAGGCGCCCCCAAAGAAGAGAAGGTACTCCAGGTCAGGTATGACCCCTGCCGGACTGCAAACATTGCTATGGTTGCCGCTGGTAACCACAAACGTTGGATACTTGCCACAATCAACATGGAAAAAGGTGACATCATCAAAACATCCGGTGTCATCGGTAGAATGACAG TTGCTGCAAATGAAGGTGATGCGTACCCCTTAGGAGCTCTCCCCATCGGTTGCCTCGTCCATAGCGTAGAGGTCTTCGAGGGCGCCGGTGGGTCCTACGTCAGAGCAGCGGGTACGAGCGCTCAGGTCATTCGCAAGACTGGCGGTCAGGTGATCCTTCAGCTGCCATCTAAACAACAGATCAGCGTCAGCGAGAAGTGTATGGCAACAGTTGGGCGTGTCTCCAACGAGGATCACAATAAGAAACCCATTG GCAAAGCTGGTAGGAATAGATGGCTTGGTTGGCGTCCATCGAGTGGCCTTTGGCAGAGAAAGGGTGGATGGGCTGGCAGGAAAATCCATCCTCCACCTCCTCTGAAAGTCTACAGGAGTCCAGACAAAAAAGGAACACATATAAGCGTGTAA
- the LOC117306959 gene encoding U6 snRNA-associated Sm-like protein LSm8 produces MASGLESYINHTVSVITNDGRQIVGTLKGFDQTINLILDESHERVYSNTAGVEQVVLGLYIIRGDNIAIIGEIDDDTDSALDLTNVKAEPLNPVVH; encoded by the exons ATGGCGTCGGGACTGGAGAGTTATATAAACC ACACAGTTTCTGTCATTACCAACGATGGCCGACAGATAGTG GGAACGTTAAAAGGTTTTGATCAGACAATTAATCTGATCCTGGATGAGAGTCACGAGAGAGTTTACAGCAACACGGCAGGCGTGGAGCAGGTGGTACTTGGTCTTTACATCATCAGAGGAGACAACAT TGCGATCATTGGTGAAATAGATGACGATACAGACAGCGCCTTGGACCTGACCAATGTGAAAGCAGAGCCTCTCAACCCTGTTGTGCACTGA